The following is a genomic window from Scleropages formosus chromosome 11, fSclFor1.1, whole genome shotgun sequence.
gtcaaagcgatcactgataaattctcaccatcaacctgcctggttcgcgctggacctccctgcaaagctatcctcttcaacttcaagccgctctctgaatctgaagttgccgacctcctgatattgcgcagagccaccacctgcttacTTGATCCAAttccatcatcactccttcagaatatttccctgcaactctcctccttcatgtcttctatcatcaactcctcactctcctctggctgtttcccagctgccttcaaaactgctctaatttcacctctgttaaaaaaatcctccctggatcccaatctcgttgaaaattacagaccggtctctctcctctccttcctgcccaAAACCCTTGTTCAGGCAgtctgtgatcaactgtctgatttcctcacctggaaccatttCCTTGATGGTTaacagtctggtttcaaagttggtcactccactgagaccgcccttctggcggtatctgatgctctccaagctgctagagttgcctccctctcctcggtcctcatcctccttgatctgtctgcagcattcgacactgtcaatcaccagattctactctcctctcttaccCACTTGAGATCAAAGGTGCggtacctctctgacagatcctatcaagtggtctggcagagctcttgttcttctcctctgcctctctcaaccggtgttccacagggctcagtattgggtcgTCTTCTTTTCTCTATCTACACCTCCTACctcagtccggtcatagcctcccatggattcaaataccactgctatgctgatgatacccagctcttcctctcctttccaacTGGTgtatcagacatctccgcacgcattgctgcctgcctgtcagacatctcttcatggatgtatgatcaccacctccaactcaacctctgcaaaacagagattctttacctcccagctggcctgtcctcctgtcacgatctctcagtcagactggacaactcactcatttcgcctagctcctttgctaagagtctgggagccacaacccggtcctacagatacatcctgcataatattcgtaggattcgtccttacctcactacttgtccaggccatggtgacttcccgtctggactactgcaactctcttctgtgtggccttcctgctaatgctgtcaaacctctgcaacttctatagaatgctgctgcatgagttgtgtttgatttgccaaagcgctctcatgtatctcctctactcatctctctgcactggcttcctatagctgcccgaatcaaattcaaaaccctggttactgtgtacaactgcatcaacagaactgctcccagctatttgcaagacttaatcaaccggtacaccccagccaggccccttcgctcatctacttctgctctcttggtggtcccgcgcacgaaagggaaggctcggaggttctcggttctgggtctgttgtggtggaatgaccttcccgtcactcagaactgcggaaactctgttttcaagaagggtctgaaaacccacctttcccagatccacttcgcccaagatctctccagctcatctaacTGTAACTAtccacgcatcataactccagaagcatccccagatacaacctttattcagtcattactctggtattgtactgctcatttgtgtatcttataataattaaaaaaaaaaaaaaacaatggtgagagggtatcgggatttgtctatcctgtacGTCTTAtgctacttgaacgatgaacttCGGTGCAGTAAGTGGTTGGgaataaactaggtttgcttgagacttttatgtctgcagctatgtctccttctcttaatgtaatgcataaattgtacttttgctgagatgtacattgctttggacaaaagtgtctgctaaatgaataaatgtattactaCCTATGTGCCACATTTACCACTGTTTAGTGTGCTTCAGTTAATCACAGCAAATTGATAAAACAGTTTACTTATAAATCTGAAAGCTAAAGTTTGAAAGTTAAGTTTGACTGTAAAAGGCTGAAATTAATTGTTTGCAGCTGTGGAAAAGTGGTTCCTGGTTGCAAATTCAAGCTAGCTAATGAAGATGGAGATGGGAATGGAGAGGTGTGCTTCTGGGGCCGGAATGTCTTCATGGGCTACCTCAACCTAGAGGACAAGACCAGGGAGACTTTGGACAAAGATGGGTGGCTTCGCTCAGGTGACCTAGGGAGAGCGGACAAAGATGGTTTCTTGTACATCACTGGAAGGATGAAGGGTGTGTTGAAGTGTTTTGGACTTTGTTCACACCACTCATTGATAGCACAACAGATGCATGCACTCTTTGAGCACTGTATTGTGCTTTTAGTAGGCATTCAGTTTAATAGACTTATGTATATTGTGTCTGCCTGGATACAGAGTTAATCAtcacagctggaggagaaaaTATTCCTCCACTACCAATAGAGGATGCAGTGAAAAAGGAGATTCCCATTATTAGCAATGCCATGCTCATTGGTGATAACAGGAAGTTCTTGTCAATGCTGCTAACTCTGAAGGTACATGAACCTTTTAGCTTATATAGTGACTTGCCATTTGACTATAAGGTTTCCCTGGATatccattctgtttttttctttcagtgttcGTTCAATGCTGAGACAATGGAGCCCACCGATAATTTGAGTTTGGAGGCTTTGGAGTGCTGTCAGCAGCTGGGCAGTCAGGCCAAAAAAGTGTCTGACATTACCGGGGAAAAAGATAAAGAGGTTTACCAGTTCATTCAAAACGGAATTGATAACGTGAACTCCAGGGCCGTTTCCAATGCTCAGCGCATACAGAAGTGGACTGTACTGCCAAAGGACTTCTCAGTCTCCGGAGGGGAACTAGGTAAGGACTAGAGTTTGTGAATCATGCAGCTACTAATTCAACAGCTTTAGTGGAAGGTACATTAGTCATATTTTAACATGGCAGTCCATGCATTCCAATTTGTGTTGCTGGCTTACAGGAATTATACTTGGAAGGTTTTTACTTATTGACTATTGTCTTTTTGCAGGTCCAACAATGAAATTACGACGACCTGTGGTGCTGGAGCTGTACAGGCAAGAAATCGAGAAATTTTAtatgtaaaagtgtaaaactgtttTGCTGTTTCAGGTCTGAATGCTGAGATAGCTGtaccattactttaaaaatgtcCTCACAAGCAAATTGTCTTTTACCTGTAAATTCATGATTACAGATACTTTCACTGTATTAAGCATAATTGCAGTAACACTTTAGTATTATGGTCATGTTaccattttaatacatttcttattaaatgtttaattcacAACACATTCatctttccatttaaattaaacttttgaGTTGCAGGCAAAAACTCATGACCACATTTTACAAGATATAAGGAAAATATAGCTGTAAATCCCaaaatgtagaatatttttCAATATGCTGAGAACTGTGGATTTAAGAGTGCACTGAACCAGGTGGATCTAAATAAAGCAGCTGTAACTAAAATACAGTGAACCTCAAGTCAATTCCATTGCATTGAAtataacaagaaaaacacaggtAATGTTACAATCAGGTGCAGTTTATGTCTGTGCTTAAGATGAAGTGgtccaaatattaaaaaaaataaggaaaaaaaatatattcagagACAGAAGTAGGTTTTATCCACCaatgggagggggaaaaaaaaaaaaaaaaaaaaagcatattagCAAGTTTATATTTTCTGACACAGccaaaaatcattttataaatattaagcAACAATCtccagaatataaaaaaaaccacttgCAAAGCTCAGAGTGTAAGGGGACAGAAACATTCAGCACGTTAATGTCATCTTGATTCATACACAGTTCTGAGTCAAATTGTGCGCTCAAATATGAAGTTACGTTTATGTTGGAGGACCCCAGATACAGACATCAGCAGCATCTCAGTCCATATCTTGCACTCTTCGGCAGATTTCATTTGTAAATTCTGAGCATTTAGAGTTTCCGCCAAGATCTTTGGTTAAAACCTAGAAGAAGAAATTAAGTGAATGAGCTTTACTGTCAGCAACACTGTAGCACAGCAGTGCCTGGGCTAATCATGGggaaggttcaaatccagtttagtctctgcagagtttgcatgttgtcccaaTACCTCCATAGACttcctctggatgctccagtttcctcccagtccaaagacatgcaacgTAGGTTTATTAGTCACTAATTTGCCCGCAGTACGTGAATGAGTGCATCTTTCTAACAGACTGAAATCCTGTCCATGGTGGACCTAATTTGCCTTGAGCCCTGTACTTTCATAATAGGTTCTGACTAacacaaccctgacttggacaaatgGTCAAGGATGACTTTTCGCTATATACATGTAAAGGTGTAATGTTGTTGTGCTGGTCACCAAGCACGACAGATAGCCAGCCCACCTTTTTGTCCCGGATGGTGTCAAAACAGGCCATCTCAATCTTCTTTGCGTATCCATGAAGCCCCATGTGTCTAAGCATCATTACAGCACTGAGCAAAAGAGCTGTGGGATTAGCAAGATCTTTTCCTGCTATGTCTGGAGCTGTTCCATGGACCTAGAAGAAATGTCAGCCAGAAAAAAGTCATTCAGAGTAAATATGAGctaaatgctgaaaatgtgaaatacaaaaATTCAGAAGGCTATATGAAATTCAAGACTTCTGAGGATGTCTCACATAAAGAAGACTAagggctttttttccccagaagaaCTGacttaaaagaaaagaacactGGGTAATGTGTTACTTGTAGCACACACTGACATACCGATTCAAATATAGCAACACCATTAGCTCCAATGTTGCCACTTGGAGTGACTCCCAGACCTCCAATCAGACCAGCACAGAGGTCACTGGAAAACAAATATCCATTTGTTGCATGTCAATTATTCTATGGCTCATTAAAGATTCCATTGATACTTGTTAGGAATATCCAAATAAATATCTTGCcttaataaatgattaaacaGTAACATTAAACATTTGCATGGGTGATATTTTAGATTGAGTATAACAGGTTTGATCAATAATATGTTCAAACTCTTATGCCAAAATAGAAATTAATACTTTCACTAACCTTAAGATATCACCATATAGATTTGGCATTACAAGCACATCAAACTGTGTGGGATCTTGTACCAtctaaaaggaaaacaataagTTACAGAAACCAAGAAATATGTAACCCAATGCAGATCTAGCAActgtaaaacatacatttagaCACACTGTGTCCAGGTACATTTCTGTGAATTTAATGTCCTTGTAGTTTTCAGCCACCTCCCGGCACTTGCGCAAGAACAGTCCATCAGACATGCGCCtgcaatttataataataataaaaaaaaaaaaaaaaaaagaattgttcaACTTTCTCAGTATAGTTCAGAGATGCACCTTGCAGCTTTAGTTTATCAGCAATTCTACATGTTATTCACTgtaaagctttttaaaatttcatattcaGAGTTCAATTATATTCAGAGTTATCAATAATTATGAatactacattttaaaattttacttacaTAATGTTTGCTTTGTGAACTGCTGTAACACTTATCCTTTGGTTGTTTCTGGCATATTCAAAAGCATACTCAGCGATACGCTTGCTTGCTTTCTCTGTGATGAGTTTTATACTCTGTACAACTCCATTAACAATCTGAAAAAAGACAGGATTTGTAGATTTAAAGTAAAACTGCATTACTAGAAACACTTGAGTGAACAGAAAAGGTCTGACAaaaggaagttaaaaaaaaccataGAAAATCAGTATCAATCCAATTATACACTTTGTTAGTGAAAATACACCATACATTATTGCTGACTAAATCAAGAATGTGAAGAGCTCAAAAAAGGAAGACTATAAGGAgagttggtagtgtagtagttacaactgctgcctttagacctagaAGTCACAGGTTgcattctcacctccagctgtaatacccttgagcaaggtacttacctagctgtataaatgggtaaataattgtaggtaccttaacattgtaagttgctttggagaaaagcatatgctaacaAAGGTAAAGTGGATTTGGACTATTCATGTTTGCTTCCAGAAAACAATGTCCATATATTAGTAAGGAAAACTGTACCTTTATACAGGGTGGGGCAGTGGTGTCACACTGCCCTTatagaaaaggggggggggggggaaaaaaaaaaaaaactacccagcagcTCATCTGTATAAACAGGATATTTAAATATTGAGGAAAAATATACAGGTGTACCATTAAGGACAGACAAGGCCACATAGGCCAGAAAGAGGTGATCTTTGTTCTTCTGGGGAATAGTACAAGTTTCTATCACATAGGTATTTGTTAAATGAAGCTCTAGTACAAACGCAAAGATTATAAATCTAAGGGTTTGATCATCAGCACAGATCTCTGCccaatcagttttattttattttaatttaatttggggCAGGGCGTCATAAAATGGCATGAAAATTTCATAGTGAACAGCATAAAACATGTTGGATGTTTCACTTTACTCATAAGACAGAAGAATTTGGGTGTGGCATTTACAAGATGAGAAtaaaggcatttttattttggctttCAAAGTATTTGCAATAtacatgtattattaaaatatctAACAAtagagaacaaaaataaatgtacgcTTATTCCTTATAACTCAGGTACCCATTTCTTTGTCTCTGAAAGAGTATGTGATATTATTGTGATGCTGAACTATGGTTACTGGCTTGTGAGGTACATACCACATGCTCAATGCCACTGTACTCTCCCTCTGTGTTTTCTCGGATGGTTACCAAGTTCACGTCATCATAGGGGGTCTTGTAACCCTCAATGGAGGCACAAGGACGCACGTTGGCATAAAGGTCAAAGGTCTTTCTCAGCAACAGGTTCATCGAGGGGTGACCAGCAGCAATAGGTGTCTTCAAAGGTCCTATATGTTAAAGAGGCACAGAACATTAAATCCCAAAAGCATGGTCCCTATTGCTAAACATTGTGATTATGGTGTGGAGTGCATAAGTACCTTTCAGTCCAATTTTGCTTTTGTCCATGGATTCTTTTGCTTCAGGTGGAATCATCCACCTACCACTTGGTCCTTTGATAGCAGTAACACTTCTCTCTTCCCACTGTATGGGAGCCTTGGTAGAAAcagaaaagagtgaaaacatCAGCACCAT
Proteins encoded in this region:
- the idh3a gene encoding isocitrate dehydrogenase [NAD] subunit alpha, mitochondrial gives rise to the protein MAGGAWRSMLSVLMGTVKSKAPWTRNFTQGVQTVTLIPGDGIGPEISTAVMKIFEAAKAPIQWEERSVTAIKGPSGRWMIPPEAKESMDKSKIGLKGPLKTPIAAGHPSMNLLLRKTFDLYANVRPCASIEGYKTPYDDVNLVTIRENTEGEYSGIEHVIVNGVVQSIKLITEKASKRIAEYAFEYARNNQRISVTAVHKANIMRMSDGLFLRKCREVAENYKDIKFTEMYLDTVCLNMVQDPTQFDVLVMPNLYGDILSDLCAGLIGGLGVTPSGNIGANGVAIFESVHGTAPDIAGKDLANPTALLLSAVMMLRHMGLHGYAKKIEMACFDTIRDKKVLTKDLGGNSKCSEFTNEICRRVQDMD